From a single Deltaproteobacteria bacterium genomic region:
- a CDS encoding response regulator transcription factor, translated as MTTAALVDDHPVFRQGLKLLFELHGDPRVVAETSLPHEAVEMVRKSRPDVVLLDLVFPDGVSGVSVAHELLRRNPAERILFVSMVKDAARVADALESGALGYATKDQSAEDLVEAVRTVAAGRSYLAATLESDRIEAQRKALRESPRLGNLGSLTARERQIFDMTVAGLTAAAIGQKLSISRRTVETHRARILSKLGVHSAAELVRIAARAGML; from the coding sequence ATGACCACCGCAGCGCTAGTCGACGACCATCCCGTCTTCCGCCAGGGCCTCAAGCTCCTGTTCGAGCTGCACGGCGACCCGCGCGTGGTTGCCGAGACGTCGCTGCCGCATGAAGCGGTGGAGATGGTCCGCAAGTCGCGTCCCGACGTGGTGCTCCTCGACCTGGTTTTTCCCGACGGCGTCAGCGGCGTCTCCGTCGCTCACGAGCTGCTTCGCCGCAATCCGGCGGAGCGGATCCTCTTCGTCAGCATGGTCAAGGACGCGGCGCGTGTCGCGGACGCGCTCGAATCCGGAGCGCTCGGCTACGCGACGAAAGACCAGAGCGCCGAGGACCTCGTGGAGGCCGTCCGGACCGTCGCTGCGGGGCGATCGTATCTGGCGGCAACACTGGAGAGCGATCGCATTGAGGCGCAGCGCAAGGCCCTGAGGGAGAGCCCGCGTCTCGGGAACCTGGGGTCCCTCACGGCACGCGAGCGCCAGATCTTCGACATGACCGTCGCAGGACTCACCGCCGCGGCCATCGGGCAGAAGCTCTCGATCAGCCGCCGCACCGTCGAGACGCACCGGGCGCGCATCCTCTCCAAGCTCGGCGTCCACTCCGCCGCGGAGCTCGTCCGCATCGCCGCACGCGCCGGGATGCTGTAG